Proteins co-encoded in one Rhodococcus sp. PAMC28707 genomic window:
- a CDS encoding LysR family transcriptional regulator, translating to MFNSDHLRYFLELSRHGRLNEASRALGVDHTTVGRKVTSLERLAGQRLFDRTSSGWRLTEAGQRLVGYAETVESTLIAAFEDQTSRVGSLRGSVRIAAPDGFGAFVLTPNLATLRRVHPDLSVELVTATEHHTASAREFDIAITLEQPGPRLVSSRKLATYALRLYATAEYLDNHPTIAKRDDLREHTLIWYVGALLDVAPLRILDSILPPEGRAQIQTNNITGHWLAAQNGLGIAPLPTYIGEPDKNLICVLPESFSIEGTYWVAVPKELTGLARVKAVDDLLNDVVHNAVHLSPAT from the coding sequence GTGTTCAATTCAGACCACCTCAGGTACTTTCTAGAATTGTCGCGACACGGCCGACTCAACGAAGCATCTCGCGCACTTGGCGTCGACCACACGACGGTAGGCCGGAAAGTGACCAGTCTGGAAAGGTTGGCTGGACAGCGTCTCTTCGACCGCACGTCGTCTGGATGGCGGCTGACCGAGGCTGGGCAACGACTGGTCGGGTACGCGGAAACCGTCGAATCTACCCTTATCGCCGCATTCGAAGATCAAACATCGCGAGTCGGATCCCTCCGCGGTTCAGTCCGAATCGCCGCGCCAGATGGCTTCGGCGCATTCGTTCTCACACCCAATCTAGCGACATTGCGGCGAGTCCACCCCGACCTGAGCGTCGAACTGGTCACAGCGACCGAACACCACACCGCGAGTGCGCGAGAATTCGATATAGCGATCACTTTGGAACAACCGGGGCCTCGCTTGGTGTCCTCTCGAAAGCTGGCAACCTACGCTTTGCGCCTATACGCGACAGCTGAGTATCTCGATAATCACCCGACCATCGCCAAGCGAGATGACTTACGGGAACACACACTGATCTGGTACGTCGGAGCCTTACTCGACGTCGCACCGCTGCGCATCCTCGACTCGATCCTGCCCCCCGAAGGTCGCGCTCAAATCCAGACCAACAACATAACCGGGCACTGGCTTGCCGCGCAGAATGGGCTTGGGATAGCTCCGTTGCCGACATATATCGGCGAACCTGACAAGAACCTGATCTGCGTTCTCCCAGAATCGTTTTCCATCGAGGGGACCTATTGGGTCGCGGTACCGAAAGAGCTCACAGGACTCGCGAGGGTGAAAGCCGTCGACGATCTACTGAACGACGTCGTCCATAACGCGGTCCACTTGAGCCCGGCAACCTGA
- a CDS encoding CoA-acylating methylmalonate-semialdehyde dehydrogenase, whose translation MSTVIAHWKGGKPFAGISEATAPVTNPATGEVTGQVALATVEDARSVIGAAAAAFPEWRDTSLARRTQILFNFRELLNAKKCELAEIITAEHGKVLSDALGEISRGQEVVEYACGIANLLKGGFTENASTKVDVYSIRQPLGPVGIISPFNFPAMVPMWFFPVAIAAGNTVVLKPSEKDPTASIWIAELWKEAGLPDGVFNVLQGDKIAVDELLENKAIKSISFVGSTPIAKYVYSTGASHGKRVQALGGAKNHAIVLPDADLDLAADAMVNAGFGSAGERCMAISALVAVGSIADDLVAKIVERTTPLKTGDGTKGADMGPLVTKAHRDKVASYVDAGEASGATIVVDGRKVQADGGDDGFWLGPTLIDNVTTDMRIYTDEIFGPVLSVVRVETYDEALELINSNPYGNGTVIFTNDGGAARRFQNEVEVGMVGINVPIPVPMAYYSFGGWKNSLFGDTHAHGMEGVNFFTRGKAVTSRWLDPSHGGINLGFPENS comes from the coding sequence GTGAGCACTGTGATTGCACATTGGAAGGGCGGAAAGCCGTTCGCCGGAATCTCAGAGGCGACCGCCCCCGTGACCAACCCCGCGACCGGTGAGGTCACCGGGCAGGTCGCCCTAGCCACCGTCGAAGACGCGCGTTCTGTCATCGGTGCAGCCGCCGCCGCTTTCCCGGAGTGGCGTGACACGTCGTTAGCAAGGCGCACCCAGATCCTCTTCAACTTCCGCGAACTGCTGAACGCGAAGAAGTGCGAGCTCGCCGAGATCATCACCGCCGAACACGGCAAAGTCCTCTCCGACGCCCTCGGCGAAATCAGCCGCGGCCAGGAAGTTGTCGAATATGCTTGCGGCATAGCAAATCTCCTCAAGGGGGGCTTCACCGAGAACGCTTCCACCAAGGTAGATGTCTACTCCATCCGCCAACCTCTTGGTCCCGTCGGCATCATCTCCCCTTTCAACTTCCCCGCCATGGTTCCGATGTGGTTCTTTCCCGTCGCCATCGCCGCCGGCAATACTGTAGTGCTCAAGCCGAGTGAGAAGGATCCCACCGCCAGCATCTGGATCGCCGAACTGTGGAAAGAAGCAGGCCTCCCAGACGGCGTCTTCAACGTCCTGCAGGGCGATAAAATCGCCGTCGACGAACTGCTCGAGAACAAGGCAATCAAGTCGATTTCGTTCGTCGGTTCTACTCCCATCGCGAAGTACGTGTACTCCACCGGGGCGAGCCACGGAAAACGCGTGCAGGCTCTCGGCGGAGCGAAGAACCACGCGATCGTTCTCCCCGACGCCGACCTCGACCTCGCAGCCGACGCTATGGTCAACGCCGGTTTCGGCTCGGCAGGTGAGCGCTGCATGGCTATCTCCGCCCTCGTCGCGGTCGGGAGCATCGCCGACGATCTTGTAGCGAAGATAGTCGAGAGAACTACACCTCTCAAGACCGGTGACGGCACGAAGGGTGCCGACATGGGCCCGCTTGTCACCAAGGCGCACCGCGACAAGGTCGCCTCCTATGTCGATGCCGGCGAGGCCTCAGGTGCCACCATCGTCGTTGACGGACGTAAGGTCCAAGCAGACGGCGGTGACGATGGTTTCTGGTTGGGGCCGACGCTCATCGACAATGTCACGACCGACATGAGAATCTACACCGACGAAATCTTCGGACCAGTTCTCTCGGTCGTGCGGGTCGAAACCTACGACGAAGCTCTCGAGCTCATCAATTCCAATCCGTACGGCAACGGAACTGTCATCTTCACCAACGACGGTGGTGCGGCGCGGCGATTCCAAAATGAGGTCGAAGTCGGCATGGTCGGCATCAACGTGCCCATCCCCGTGCCGATGGCTTACTACAGCTTCGGAGGTTGGAAGAACAGCCTCTTCGGCGACACTCACGCTCACGGTATGGAGGGGGTCAACTTCTTCACGCGAGGTAAAGCAGTCACCAGTCGCTGGCTCGACCCCAGTCACGGCGGCATCAACCTCGGGTTCCCCGAAAACAGTTAA
- a CDS encoding iron-containing alcohol dehydrogenase, giving the protein MVSSISFPRFVKLGPGAVEGLGDVLTDLALERPLLVTDSFMVGNGSADRLVAIIKAAGKSVAVFSKTVPDPTTDSLQAGIDAVKEHQADSVIGFGGGSPMDTAKALAVLSKQGGNMRDFKAPRVYAGPALPIIAIPTTAGSGSEATQFTIITDISTDEKMLCPGLSFLPIASIVDSELTMSMPARLTADTGIDALTHAIEAYVSKKANPISDGLALSAMKTIGAYLLRAYLDGSDREAREAMMHASTQAGMAFSNASVCLVHGMSRPIGAHFHVAHGLSNAMLLTAVTAFSIPAAVGRYADCARQLGAADRRDSDEAASSKLIEFIDKLCADVRVPTPHSYGIDQKRWEELIPLMSEQALASGSPSNNPVVPSVEEVAELYRKVYGA; this is encoded by the coding sequence ATGGTCTCCAGTATCTCTTTTCCTCGATTTGTGAAACTCGGCCCGGGTGCAGTGGAAGGACTAGGCGATGTTCTTACCGACCTGGCTCTGGAACGTCCGCTTCTCGTTACCGACTCGTTCATGGTTGGGAACGGATCCGCGGATCGCCTTGTCGCGATAATCAAGGCAGCGGGCAAGTCGGTGGCGGTGTTTTCCAAGACCGTGCCGGATCCGACGACTGACTCTTTGCAGGCGGGCATCGATGCGGTGAAGGAACATCAGGCTGATTCCGTCATCGGCTTCGGCGGTGGTAGCCCTATGGATACCGCGAAGGCTTTAGCGGTGTTGTCCAAGCAGGGCGGTAACATGCGTGATTTCAAAGCGCCGCGAGTGTATGCAGGTCCAGCGTTACCGATCATTGCGATCCCGACTACGGCAGGAAGCGGTTCGGAAGCAACGCAGTTCACAATTATTACCGATATCTCGACAGACGAGAAGATGCTATGTCCAGGCCTGTCATTTCTCCCAATTGCCTCGATCGTCGATTCTGAGCTCACAATGTCCATGCCCGCTCGGCTAACCGCTGACACCGGAATCGACGCACTTACCCACGCGATTGAGGCGTACGTAAGTAAAAAGGCCAACCCGATTTCAGATGGCCTTGCATTGTCCGCCATGAAGACAATCGGTGCGTATCTCTTACGTGCATATCTCGACGGATCCGATCGTGAGGCACGCGAGGCCATGATGCATGCGTCCACCCAGGCCGGCATGGCATTTTCCAATGCAAGCGTCTGCCTCGTGCATGGGATGAGTCGGCCCATAGGGGCGCACTTCCACGTCGCTCACGGACTGTCGAATGCCATGCTTTTAACTGCCGTTACTGCGTTCTCGATCCCCGCAGCGGTCGGCCGTTATGCAGACTGTGCGCGACAACTGGGTGCGGCCGATCGTCGCGACTCCGATGAAGCAGCTTCGTCGAAGCTCATCGAGTTCATCGACAAGCTCTGCGCCGATGTCCGAGTTCCCACGCCACACTCCTACGGTATCGACCAGAAACGGTGGGAAGAGCTAATACCACTCATGTCCGAGCAAGCGCTGGCATCAGGGTCGCCCTCGAACAACCCGGTTGTACCGTCGGTCGAAGAAGTAGCTGAACTGTATCGAAAAGTATATGGGGCCTGA